One region of Cinclus cinclus chromosome 1, bCinCin1.1, whole genome shotgun sequence genomic DNA includes:
- the NXPH1 gene encoding neurexophilin-1 → MQAVYWYAVLLLQPTLYLVTCANLTNGGKTELLKSGSSKSTLKHIWTESSKDLSISRLLSQTFRGKENDTDLDLRYDAPETYSEQDLWDWLRNSTDLQEPRPRAKRRPIVKTGKFKKMFGWGDFHSNIKTVKLNLLITGKIVDHGNGTFSVYFRHNSTGQGNVSVSLVPPTKIVEFDLAQQTVIDAKDSKSFNCRIEYEKVDKATKNTLCNYDPSKTCYQEQTQSHVSWLCSKPFKVICIYISFYSTDYKLVQKVCPDYNYHSDTPYFPSG, encoded by the coding sequence gtTACCTGTGCAAATTTAACAAATGGAGGAAAAACAGAACTTCTAAAATCAGGAAGCTCTAAATCCACACTAAAGCACATATGgacagaaagcagcaaagacTTATCCATCAGCCGACTGCTGTCACAGACTTTTCGTGGAAAGGAAAATGATACAGATTTGGACCTGCGATACGATGCCCCAGAAACTTATTCTGAGCAAGATCTCTGGGACTGGCTGAGGAACTCCACAGATCTGCAAGAGCCTCGGCCCAGAGCAAAGAGACGGCCCATCGTCAAGACTGggaaatttaagaaaatgtttggCTGGGGAGATTTTCATTCCAACATCAAGACTGTGAAGCTAAATCTGTTAATAACAGGGAAAATCGTTGACCATGGCAATGGGACGTTTAGTGTTTACTTCAGGCATAACTCCACTGGTCAAGGGAATGTATCTGTGAGCCTAGTGCCCCCTACAAAAATAGTGGAATTTGACTTGGCACAACAGACGGTGATTGATGCCAAAGATTCCAAGTCCTTTAACTGTCGAATCGAGTATGAAAAGGTTGACAAGGCTACCAAGAATACACTCTGCAACTATGACCCTTCAAAAACATGTTATCAGGAGCAGACCCAGAGCCATGTGTCGTGGCTCTGCTCCAAGCCCTTTAAAGTAATCTgtatttacatttccttttataGTACAGATTATAAACTAGTACAGAAAGTGTGTCCTGATTACAACTACCACAGTGACACACCCTACTTCCCTTCAGGGTGA